The following proteins are co-located in the Aquarana catesbeiana isolate 2022-GZ unplaced genomic scaffold, ASM4218655v1 unanchor233, whole genome shotgun sequence genome:
- the LOC141121897 gene encoding gastrula zinc finger protein XlCGF66.1-like has translation MEEDQSHMTEKILNFTLEIIYLLTGERFPLLKSGDHMPITVPPCDSLKPERHNMQKILEVTKKMMKLLTGEVPIRCQDVTVYFSMEEWEYLEGHKDLYKDVMMDNQQNLSFVKNVRKEFPWNETILNLTLEILSLMTGEVSVMKGLNLTQLYTRM, from the exons atggaggaggaccagagtcacatgactgagaagatactaaacttcaccctagagatcatctacctgctgaccggagag agatttcctcttctgaagtcaggtgatcatatgcccatcacagtgcctccatgtgactccctaaaacctgagagacacaacatgcagaagattctagaagtcacaaAGAAGATGAtgaagctgctgacaggagag gttcctataaggtgtcaggatgtcactgtctatttttccatggaggagtgggagtatttagaaggacacaaggatctctacaaggacgtcatgatggacaatcagcagaATTTGAGTTTTGTGAAAAATGTAAGGAAGGAATTTCCCTGGAATGAGACAATattgaacctcaccctggagatcctcAGCCTGATGACTGGAGAGGTGAGTGTAATGAAGGGATTAAATCTGACTCAGCTGTACACTAGGATGTAG